Below is a genomic region from Drosophila kikkawai strain 14028-0561.14 chromosome X, DkikHiC1v2, whole genome shotgun sequence.
CGCGGTCACACTTGATCTacttgtaaattaaaaaacgtAAAACGTAAAAACATCTTTTGTCTGTGATCAAAATTAGCCTAGTTAAAGCAGgtaaatataacaaaacaaGTCATTTACGTACAGCCTAGTGTCCTAGCTAACCACTGACCCCTTTCAGAACCCAACTAGTACAAAGATGAGCAGCCAGCGCGGCAATGTGAGCCGCACACGTGCCCAGAAACACAAAAATCGCTTCGTCTTCAAGAACGATCTGCACGACAAGACGCCCCAACAGATCCGTCTCAATGCCATGCACGTGTCCACCGTGTGCCAGCGTTGCAAGGAGCAAATCGAATGGAAGATCAAGTACAAAAAGTACAAGCCACTGACCCAGGCCAAGACCTGTGCCCACTGCCATCAGCGTACGGTGCGCAAGGCTTACCATGTCATCTGCAAGGATTGTGCCGTCAAGGCCAAGTGCTGTGCCAAGTGCCTCAAGTCCGCCGACGAGGTGTCCATTGAGGCTCCCGGGCCAACGCCACGCGAGGAGCAGCAACTTCAGGTGGAAATGGATCGCCTGATCAAGTCTTTTTCGGAGCGCAAGCGTCGCGCCTTTCTGCGCTACATGCAAAAGGGcaagaagcaggagcaggtggatgagcaggagctggaggccCAGGAGAAGGCCAAGCGGGTGGCACACACGCGCGATGAGCTGCTGGACAAGATTAAGCAGCTGAATTTGGCCGAGGAGGATGACGAGGAGTTtgacgatgaggaggaggaggatgatgatgactcGGAGTTTGATTCCGAGgcggaagaggaggaggaggatgatgagagtgaagaggaggagcagcaaaaGCCCACTAAGGCCAAATAAACGTTTAAAGCTGAAACTAGTCTCTACTTTTCTGTGTGGTGGGTTTACAGTAGGAGGAGCAGTTGGGGAGCAGGGAGAACAAGTGGGTTCTTCACTATGGACACTGAGCAGCTCCTGAATACTGAAAATCCTAGTTTTTTTAAGCCAGAAATCCTGTTTAATCTTGAAACGAAAATGAGGGGGATAGCATGCCATGCCGTTTTTTAGGGTATTTTTGCCCAAACTCTGTATGGTCACACTAGTCAAAGGCGAGCATTTGGAAAACTCGGGAAAAACTgctctgtaaaccaaaatcATAAATAACTTACAATGGCAGACAAAAGTACCAGTGCTACTAAAGGCCGCCGTCGCAGGCACAAACTAAAGAATGGAGGAGCACCTCCTCCGGAACGCCCGAAAACCCGAAAAACTGAACCCGCTAAAGCCGAACCGGCGCTCACCTCGCAGGTTGTAAAGACGCTGCGCCAGCTGGTCACCGATTTCAAGCTTAGCGGCGAGCACGAGCGTCAATTGTTTAACTTGTCCAAGGCGGAACGCAGCCAGGTGCACTTCATGGCCCTGTCCATGGGCCTAAAGACGGCCAGCAAGGGACCCGTCAACGAGCGAGTGCTCACTATGACGCGTCCGCAAGGGTCCCTGAATACCCAGGAGCATCTAAGCGGGGCACGTCTTTGGATTAGCACGCAGGTGATGGAGTTGCTTAAGCAGGCTCAGCCGCAAGTGGAGCGTATGCTTCAGGCCAGCAGCCAAAGGCGCAACTTCACCGAACGTAGAAGCCATCACCAGGTTGGAAGACCCAGCAACTTTGGCCTGATTGGTCAGAAGCTGGTGCCTCCAGAGCAGCAGCGCCAACCCCATAGTTCGATGATGGAGGATCGCCGGAATCTGCCCATCTATGGACACCGAACGAGGATACTGAAAGCCATGCAGAGCGAGCGGGTAAGGGGGATCATACTGGCCAGGTATGGCTTTGCTTTAGCTgctttctcttcctctttAGGTTGTGATTATCCAAGGAGCCACTGGCTCCGGGAAATCCACACAGGTTCCCCAATACATCTTGGAATCTGCTGCCCAGCATCGCTTACCTGTGAAAATTGTTGTCAGTCAGCCGCGTCGCATAGCAGCCACAACTGTTTCCGAGCGCATAGCCCATGAGCGGGGCGAGATGCTGGGCTCCACTGTGGGTTACCAAATCAGGATGATCAGTAAGTTTGGGTTTCTAAACATCACTAGACACGTTTTAACCACCTCTCCCTCCATCCTTCCCTTAGAAAAGTGCAGCAAAAACACCGTGCTCACCCTAACCACCAGTGGCTGTCTCCTCCGTGTCCTGGCCATGGAGG
It encodes:
- the LOC108082933 gene encoding uncharacterized protein C9orf85 homolog — encoded protein: MSSQRGNVSRTRAQKHKNRFVFKNDLHDKTPQQIRLNAMHVSTVCQRCKEQIEWKIKYKKYKPLTQAKTCAHCHQRTVRKAYHVICKDCAVKAKCCAKCLKSADEVSIEAPGPTPREEQQLQVEMDRLIKSFSERKRRAFLRYMQKGKKQEQVDEQELEAQEKAKRVAHTRDELLDKIKQLNLAEEDDEEFDDEEEEDDDDSEFDSEAEEEEEDDESEEEEQQKPTKAK